Proteins from one Chelonia mydas isolate rCheMyd1 chromosome 14, rCheMyd1.pri.v2, whole genome shotgun sequence genomic window:
- the CBX8 gene encoding chromobox protein homolog 8 — protein sequence MELSAVGERVFAAEALLKRRIRKGRMEYLVKWKGWSQKYSTWEPEENILDARLLAAFEEREREMELYGPKKRGPKPKTFLLKAQAKAKAKTYEFRSDSARGIRVPYPGRSPQELGSTSRAREGLRNIALPAQGSPSTLKGESIRDRVGRMEDKPGEIPKKRGPKPRKEHYKDLPEALDVSKRKLCEPGDKMGDYLKTRKIEEAVPGVAKFGSGHSVIQLARRQEPDLSGAMSSPNRAEAGIKLGASETYPPRVTKHRSDFLDPKGQDGLDPGGPKIMHSSINQGSVGSLYRDSVGTQSGRPSLIARIPVSRILGDPEEESWSPSLNNLEKVVVTDVTSNFLTVTIKESSTDQGFFKEKR from the exons GGGCGCATGGAATATCTCGTGAAATGGAAGGGCTGGTCTCAGAA GTACAGCACCTGGGAACCCGAGGAAAACATTCTGGATGCCCGGCTGCTTGCAGCCTTTGAGGAAAG GGAACGAGAAATGGAGCTATACGGCCCCAAAAAGCGAGGCCCCAAACCCAAAACCTTCCTGTTAAAG GCACAGGCAAAAGCAAAAGCCAAAACCTATGAATTCCGCAGTGACTCTGCCAGGGGGATCCGGGTGCCATATCCTGGTAGATCACCCCAGGAGCTGGGCTCCACTTCCCGGGCTAGGGAAGGACTGAGAAACATAGCTCTGCCCGCCCAGGGCAGTCCAAGCACCTTGAAGGGTGAGAGCATCCGAGACCGGGTTGGGAGAATGGAAGATAAACCTGGGGAGATCCCTAAAAAAAGAGGCCCAAAGCCTAGGAAAGAGCATTACAAGGACTTGCCAGAAGCTCTGGATGTCTCCAAGAGGAAATTATGTGAGCCAGGGGACAAGATGGGGGACTACCTCAAAACCAGGAAAATAGAGGAGGCCGTTCCTGGGGTGGCGAAGTTTGGCTCAGGACACAGTGTGATCCAGCTGGCCAGGAGGCAGGAGCCTGACCTCTCTGGTGCCATGTCCAGCCCCAATAGAGCAGAGGCTGGCATAAAGCTGGGAGCTTCAGAGACTTACCCACCCAGGGTCACCAAGCACAGGTCAGACTTTTTGGACCCCAAGGGGCAAGATGGATTGGACCCTGGTGGCCCTAAGATCATGCACAGCTCCATAAATCAGGGCTCTGTGGGAAGCTTGTATCGAGACAGTGTGGGGACTCAGTCTGGCAGGCCCTCCCTCATTGCCAGAATCCCTGTCTCCAGGATTCTGGGGGACCCGGAAGAGGAGTCCTGGAGCCCATCTCTCAACAACCTGGAGAAAGTGGTGGTGACTGATGTGACATCTAACTTTTTGACCGTCACAATTAAAGAGAGCAGCACGGACCAAGGATTCTTTAAGGAAAAGcgatga